In one window of Chryseobacterium viscerum DNA:
- a CDS encoding TonB-dependent receptor domain-containing protein — MKINNLPISLFFLTSTAFLNAQSISGIVSKDDKSQLKDIKVSITNKSDNYTVNADKMGYYNINNIKTGNYYLKIFSNKSLLYSEPIDIVHEKTIKNVMLNGHSYHIAEIVVEKNNKVIERKLDKIIFNVNESMYSNGFDAVEVLSKVPMVQVSEQGINILNRGKLLLLINNKRTYIEGTDLINYLKTIPSNSISKIEVITNPSSNFDAEGSVGVINIITKKDLSNLFSIGYSSSYTKRKGEGFLNGLNLSYNKNSLQITSRLNYTDQRRINTSYSLIQKNGKRFNESDIEQNNQNSGLSFYTGMNYAISKKLEVGLDFDLRDITVENNSTNLFYNSGNNQSTIDNKKKAFNTTINLYGTYKLDSLGKKVEISATSFFNNNDILQSSNSDLVNNNNEFNYRILSPQIDFTLPLKNKIELLTGAKATFVKNEQNYFFNQSYRNTNFEESIYAMYFSASGKLSEKITLKAGLRYENYQNEFFNVITQNTNKTNKNSFFPSIFADYDLGKNSRISFSYSRRVNRPNFRYLDPFRVYYSDNYYQTGNPNLQSFFTNSLELNYSLKNLNILLFRTENRNMFSNITKLDGDNQVDYFENFFNLTTTGINIRYSFNKIKNLESSIMTNISYSKVNILNDAFVPRNGVIFYYYIDNNYYLNKSKTVFLNLSYLHSLPTNSINSYLGNVANLAGGVKILLLQKQMQFNLTFSDLFRQQRDKGMYYYNGYDNTINNYTDNRYLTVGFSYKIGKAKTKPSKNTTYERNRTE; from the coding sequence ATGAAGATAAATAACTTACCTATATCCTTATTTTTCCTTACTTCTACAGCCTTTTTAAATGCTCAATCTATTTCGGGAATAGTTTCAAAAGATGATAAAAGCCAATTAAAGGATATTAAAGTATCTATTACTAACAAATCTGATAATTATACGGTCAATGCCGACAAAATGGGTTATTATAATATTAATAATATCAAGACTGGAAATTACTATCTGAAAATCTTTAGTAATAAAAGCTTACTTTATTCGGAACCTATTGATATTGTACATGAAAAGACAATAAAAAATGTTATGCTAAATGGACACTCTTACCATATTGCCGAAATCGTAGTCGAAAAAAACAATAAGGTAATTGAAAGAAAATTGGACAAAATAATTTTCAATGTCAATGAAAGCATGTATTCCAATGGGTTTGATGCCGTTGAAGTCCTTTCAAAAGTACCCATGGTCCAAGTCAGTGAACAAGGAATCAATATTCTTAACAGAGGTAAGCTATTGCTATTAATAAATAATAAAAGAACTTACATAGAAGGAACGGATTTGATTAATTATTTAAAAACAATACCATCAAATTCAATATCAAAAATTGAAGTGATTACAAACCCTTCTTCTAATTTTGATGCAGAAGGTTCTGTTGGTGTCATCAATATCATAACCAAAAAGGATCTTAGTAATCTGTTCAGTATTGGATACTCATCATCTTACACTAAAAGAAAAGGTGAAGGATTTTTAAATGGTTTGAACTTATCCTACAATAAGAATTCACTTCAAATAACATCAAGACTAAATTATACAGATCAACGAAGAATTAATACAAGTTACTCTCTTATACAAAAAAATGGAAAAAGATTCAATGAATCAGACATTGAACAGAATAATCAAAACTCTGGCTTAAGTTTTTATACAGGAATGAACTATGCCATTTCAAAGAAACTGGAAGTTGGTCTGGACTTTGATTTGCGTGATATAACTGTTGAAAATAATAGTACAAACCTATTTTATAATTCTGGCAACAACCAATCAACTATTGACAATAAAAAAAAGGCCTTTAATACAACCATCAACTTATATGGAACATATAAATTGGATTCACTTGGTAAGAAAGTCGAAATTTCAGCAACCTCTTTTTTTAACAATAATGACATCTTACAAAGCTCAAATAGTGATCTTGTAAACAATAATAATGAATTTAATTATCGCATCTTATCTCCACAAATAGATTTTACACTCCCTTTAAAAAATAAGATTGAATTGTTGACAGGTGCAAAGGCCACCTTTGTAAAAAATGAACAAAATTATTTTTTCAACCAGAGCTATAGAAATACAAACTTCGAAGAATCAATCTATGCCATGTATTTCTCGGCATCTGGAAAATTATCTGAGAAAATCACTTTAAAAGCAGGATTAAGATATGAAAACTATCAGAATGAATTCTTTAATGTAATAACACAGAACACTAACAAGACAAATAAAAATAGTTTTTTTCCGTCCATTTTTGCTGACTACGATTTAGGCAAGAACAGTAGAATTTCGTTTTCTTATTCAAGAAGAGTGAATAGACCTAATTTTAGATACTTAGATCCTTTTAGGGTCTATTATTCTGATAATTATTATCAAACCGGCAATCCAAATTTACAATCATTCTTCACCAACAGTTTAGAATTAAACTATTCATTGAAGAATCTTAACATATTACTATTTAGAACTGAAAACAGGAATATGTTTAGTAACATTACTAAACTTGATGGTGATAATCAGGTTGATTATTTTGAAAACTTCTTCAACCTTACCACCACTGGTATCAATATAAGATATAGCTTCAATAAAATTAAGAATCTGGAATCAAGTATTATGACCAATATTTCCTATTCAAAAGTAAATATTCTAAATGATGCATTCGTTCCTAGAAATGGAGTTATTTTTTATTATTATATTGATAATAATTATTATCTCAATAAGTCTAAGACTGTTTTCCTAAACCTGTCTTATCTCCATAGTCTGCCGACTAATTCCATTAACTCTTATCTTGGAAATGTAGCAAATTTAGCTGGAGGTGTAAAGATTTTACTTTTACAGAAACAAATGCAATTCAATTTAACTTTTAGTGACTTGTTTAGACAACAAAGAGATAAGGGAATGTATTACTATAATGGCTATGATAATACAATAAATAACTACACGGACAATCGGTACTTAACAGTAGGCTTTTCATATAAAATAGGAAAAGCGAAAACCAAACCAAGTAAAAATACAACCTATGAAAGAAATAGGACAGAATAA
- a CDS encoding IS3 family transposase: MVGIFSKRDDHDSLIFHSDSGIQYACTEFISIVGRNITRSMSGKGNCYDNAVADSFFKTLKTELAYQNKYETRDHAKNSVFEYIETFYNTHRRHSALGNLTIKEYQNLMSNQSKNIA; this comes from the coding sequence GTGGTAGGCATCTTCTCCAAGAGAGACGATCATGATAGCTTGATTTTCCATTCAGACAGTGGGATACAGTATGCGTGTACAGAATTTATATCAATAGTCGGAAGAAACATTACCCGAAGCATGAGCGGAAAAGGAAACTGTTATGATAATGCTGTAGCGGACAGCTTTTTCAAAACTCTGAAGACTGAGCTTGCCTATCAAAATAAATATGAAACTAGAGATCATGCTAAAAACTCTGTGTTCGAATATATAGAAACATTTTACAACACTCACAGAAGACATTCGGCTTTAGGAAATTTAACCATAAAAGAGTATCAAAATTTAATGTCTAATCAATCTAAAAATATAGCATAA
- a CDS encoding glycoside hydrolase family 28 protein has product MKKYALILFALIISASVSGQYRPWTSSEQPLQEINRLKKEIVKPIFRKKDYLITDFGAYGDGKTKNTEAFKKAIEKCNAEGGGRVVVPKGIFLTGAIYLKSNVNLHVSEGATILFSQDSNDYPIVFTRWEGMECMNYSSLIYAYEEENIAITGKGTLDGNSDNDHWWFWCGAKKYGWNESRPGRQNPARAKLHEYMAQKQDPRERIFGDGYYLRPNFVQPYKSKNFYMADVFVKNSPMWNLNPVLCENVLIERVKVISHGPNNDGFDPEACKNVWIKDSYFDTGDDCIAIKSGRDEDGRGMGKPAENHIIENCEMKDGHGGVVIGSEIAGGAKNIYAIENVMDSKNLDRALRIKTSSSRGGIIENVFFYNTKVGAYKEAAVRFNMHYEKPGNFIPTIRNIWVENLTVEKGGKYAVLSDAYESSPVTDFTMVNAKINGVEIPYKVDFLKNVTLKNVTVNGDPLTDLNK; this is encoded by the coding sequence ATGAAAAAATACGCTTTAATACTTTTCGCATTAATCATATCAGCTTCCGTTTCGGGGCAATACAGACCCTGGACTTCCTCTGAACAGCCTTTACAGGAAATCAATAGATTAAAAAAAGAAATTGTAAAGCCCATCTTCAGAAAAAAAGATTATCTCATTACTGATTTTGGTGCTTATGGTGACGGAAAAACAAAAAATACGGAAGCCTTTAAAAAAGCCATCGAAAAATGCAATGCAGAAGGCGGAGGGAGAGTTGTTGTTCCAAAAGGTATCTTTTTGACAGGAGCTATTTACTTAAAAAGCAATGTGAATCTGCATGTTAGTGAAGGTGCAACGATCCTGTTTAGCCAGGACAGCAACGACTACCCTATTGTTTTCACACGATGGGAAGGAATGGAATGTATGAATTACTCGTCGTTAATCTATGCCTACGAAGAAGAAAATATAGCTATAACAGGAAAAGGAACATTGGATGGAAACTCTGATAACGACCATTGGTGGTTTTGGTGTGGTGCAAAAAAATACGGTTGGAACGAATCCCGCCCCGGAAGACAAAATCCTGCCCGCGCAAAACTGCATGAATACATGGCTCAAAAGCAAGATCCGAGAGAAAGAATATTCGGTGATGGATATTATTTAAGGCCTAATTTCGTTCAGCCTTACAAGAGTAAAAATTTCTATATGGCAGATGTTTTTGTGAAAAATTCTCCGATGTGGAACCTTAATCCTGTATTGTGTGAAAATGTTTTGATTGAAAGAGTAAAAGTAATCAGCCACGGTCCTAATAATGATGGCTTTGATCCTGAAGCCTGTAAAAATGTGTGGATTAAAGATTCATATTTCGATACGGGAGACGATTGCATTGCCATAAAATCTGGAAGAGATGAAGACGGAAGAGGTATGGGGAAACCGGCAGAAAATCACATCATCGAAAACTGTGAAATGAAAGACGGACACGGCGGCGTAGTGATCGGAAGCGAAATTGCAGGCGGAGCAAAAAATATTTACGCCATAGAAAATGTGATGGATAGTAAAAACCTTGACAGGGCACTTCGTATTAAAACAAGCTCAAGCCGGGGCGGAATTATCGAAAATGTATTCTTCTACAATACAAAAGTAGGCGCTTATAAAGAAGCTGCAGTGCGTTTCAATATGCACTATGAAAAACCAGGCAACTTCATCCCTACGATCAGAAACATTTGGGTGGAAAACCTAACTGTTGAAAAAGGTGGAAAATATGCCGTCCTTTCTGATGCCTACGAATCTTCTCCGGTAACAGATTTTACGATGGTGAATGCTAAAATTAACGGTGTTGAAATTCCTTATAAAGTTGATTTCTTAAAGAATGTCACCTTGAAAAACGTAACTGTTAACGGAGATCCACTAACTGATTTAAATAAATAA
- a CDS encoding DUF4450 domain-containing protein, producing the protein MRRTSILAGLIVLCAFSNSFSQSRHWQKNERALHYKEDKGDFLLVNGKYRFNRALYGNNLASRVEAGDLPEFALYLPGMGGNLQFVIHKGNSIKKLIQADIIETRYRPGMMLYTIKDHILGNGNLKITVLAQSEEEGLILKMETINVDPSSKIYAVYGGASGKTFSRNGDIGADPESGFYLLPEYCENNQFQINKNQFELTYLNKKKENQFISGSFSNANSLQLTEAKTLEKLSDFTQNKTEKSPIIYAAYSAQKNPVYIQIKKGKSDQNISDKRLAGIFNEAERSRLSLISRIQLKTPDSDLNSFGATLAVAADGIWESPTFLHGAVAWRMRLNAWRGAYAADVLSWHDRAKEHFESYSNSQVLKPDSAPVEMDTLLHLTRHKEEMGTSVFSSGYISRNPNDHSKPHHYDMNLVFFDQMFSHFNYTGDVIFLKKMWPTMVRHIDWEKRNFKRGNLYDAYAAIWASDALQYSGGKVTHTSAYNYRANREMAKLAKIIGEDPIPYEKEAESILKAMKNELWIKNKGYFSEYKDALGNQVLHDKPGIWSIYHVSDAYILNEFEDYQNTQYINNHIPKIPITVKGEINKDYYTLSTTSWQPYDWSINNVALAENLQTALAYWQAGRNDEAYRLWKGNLAESMYYGISPGNFEQLSHYDAFRGELYRDFADPIGVAARTLTEGLFGIYPKLLENKITIKPGFPKDWNFAELKLKDWEFKFNQISKKTSYWFKSNYTHAVSLDVSIPVNHSKIKSVTVNGKKVQFEIYPNSILQPFVRLETEKGKEFTVEITYSGDELKTEKTDYITYISENFQLNFDTKKKIKNIYDPQGLIKNSPLQEEWTQPKGEDGLANHKFELNQKERKGTFFVQVEQNGTTWWQPINVDIRFPLETKWANKKLQIQSKSFNIINGKLSINNLSTSFSIQKNQNTSIEIPANVLSRGTNFIQLEYNGIRQNVEITDWEIENKGAFNPVSLASEYNERVTEIFNQKYLSPRLHVPTLQLPWQGIGNWCYPLTTTQIDDSGLMKKRKDGKLEFLGIPFLINNEAKNIVFTSQWDNFPKSVEIPVTGKGKKIYFLMAGSTNPMQSQIINGTITIQYSDGSVTALELKNPINWWPIEQDLFDDNFAFEIPDDKIPYRVQLKTGELYKGGSLTKYSEIKGVSSRAVEGGAATILDLPIDPNRELKSIKLTAVSNDIVIGLMSATILK; encoded by the coding sequence ATGCGAAGAACATCCATTTTAGCAGGGCTTATTGTTTTATGTGCCTTTTCAAACTCTTTTTCCCAATCCAGACATTGGCAGAAAAATGAAAGAGCGCTGCATTACAAAGAAGACAAAGGTGATTTTTTGCTGGTTAACGGGAAATACCGCTTCAACCGTGCTTTGTATGGTAACAACCTCGCCTCAAGAGTAGAAGCCGGAGATTTGCCGGAGTTTGCGTTGTATCTTCCCGGAATGGGTGGTAATCTTCAGTTTGTTATTCATAAAGGAAATTCAATTAAAAAATTAATTCAGGCCGATATCATTGAAACCCGTTATCGTCCGGGAATGATGTTATATACCATTAAAGATCATATTCTTGGAAATGGAAATTTAAAAATAACGGTTTTAGCACAATCTGAAGAAGAAGGTTTGATCTTAAAAATGGAGACAATAAATGTAGATCCTTCATCAAAGATTTATGCTGTTTATGGTGGAGCAAGCGGAAAAACATTCAGCAGAAATGGCGACATCGGTGCAGACCCGGAATCAGGTTTTTACTTGCTTCCGGAATATTGTGAAAATAATCAGTTTCAAATTAATAAAAACCAATTTGAGCTTACTTATTTAAACAAGAAAAAAGAAAACCAGTTCATCAGCGGAAGTTTTTCGAACGCCAATTCATTACAATTGACAGAGGCGAAAACGTTGGAAAAATTATCTGATTTTACACAAAATAAAACAGAAAAATCTCCGATCATTTACGCAGCATATTCAGCGCAAAAAAATCCGGTTTATATTCAGATTAAAAAAGGAAAATCAGATCAGAATATTTCAGACAAACGACTTGCAGGCATTTTTAATGAAGCTGAACGATCCCGTTTATCATTAATCAGCCGGATTCAGTTGAAAACTCCGGATTCGGATTTAAATAGCTTCGGAGCTACCCTTGCCGTTGCCGCAGATGGCATTTGGGAAAGTCCAACATTTCTTCATGGCGCAGTTGCCTGGAGGATGAGGCTAAATGCCTGGCGAGGAGCTTACGCCGCCGATGTTCTCAGTTGGCATGATCGGGCAAAAGAACACTTTGAAAGCTATTCCAATTCTCAGGTTTTAAAACCCGATTCGGCACCCGTTGAAATGGACACACTTTTGCATCTGACAAGACACAAAGAAGAAATGGGAACTTCGGTATTCTCAAGCGGATATATTTCCAGAAATCCCAATGACCATTCAAAACCTCATCATTATGATATGAATCTGGTTTTCTTTGATCAGATGTTTTCTCATTTCAACTACACGGGAGATGTAATTTTTTTAAAAAAAATGTGGCCTACAATGGTCCGTCACATTGATTGGGAAAAACGAAACTTCAAACGGGGCAATCTTTATGATGCGTATGCTGCCATTTGGGCGAGCGATGCTTTGCAGTATTCTGGTGGAAAAGTAACCCACACTTCTGCCTATAATTACAGAGCTAACCGTGAAATGGCAAAACTGGCCAAAATCATTGGCGAAGATCCTATTCCGTATGAAAAAGAAGCTGAATCCATTTTAAAAGCTATGAAAAACGAGCTTTGGATTAAAAACAAAGGGTATTTTTCTGAATATAAAGACGCTTTGGGGAATCAGGTACTTCACGATAAGCCCGGAATATGGTCTATTTATCATGTTTCGGATGCTTATATTTTAAATGAATTTGAGGATTATCAAAACACACAGTACATCAACAATCATATTCCGAAGATTCCTATAACAGTAAAAGGAGAAATTAATAAAGATTATTACACCCTTTCCACCACCAGCTGGCAGCCTTATGATTGGTCAATTAATAATGTAGCGCTGGCAGAGAATTTACAAACAGCTTTGGCATATTGGCAGGCGGGAAGAAATGATGAAGCCTATCGACTTTGGAAAGGCAATCTGGCCGAAAGTATGTACTACGGAATCAGTCCGGGAAATTTTGAGCAATTATCTCACTATGATGCTTTTCGCGGGGAATTGTACCGTGATTTTGCCGATCCAATTGGTGTGGCTGCAAGAACTTTAACGGAAGGTCTTTTCGGAATCTACCCCAAATTATTAGAAAATAAAATCACTATAAAACCAGGGTTTCCCAAAGACTGGAATTTTGCAGAACTAAAGCTTAAGGATTGGGAATTTAAATTTAACCAAATTTCAAAAAAAACGAGTTATTGGTTTAAATCAAATTATACCCATGCAGTTTCGCTTGATGTATCGATCCCTGTGAATCATTCCAAAATAAAATCAGTAACGGTAAATGGTAAAAAAGTGCAATTTGAAATATATCCAAATTCTATTTTACAACCTTTTGTAAGGTTAGAAACAGAGAAAGGGAAAGAGTTCACCGTTGAAATTACGTATTCGGGAGATGAATTAAAAACAGAAAAAACAGATTACATCACTTATATTTCCGAAAATTTTCAATTGAATTTTGATACAAAAAAGAAAATCAAAAATATTTATGATCCTCAGGGATTAATAAAAAATTCCCCTCTTCAGGAGGAGTGGACTCAACCAAAGGGAGAAGACGGGTTGGCCAACCACAAGTTTGAATTAAACCAAAAGGAAAGAAAAGGAACTTTTTTCGTGCAAGTCGAGCAAAACGGAACAACTTGGTGGCAACCTATAAATGTTGACATCCGATTTCCTTTGGAAACAAAATGGGCGAATAAAAAACTACAAATTCAGTCTAAATCATTCAATATAATCAATGGAAAATTGAGTATTAATAATTTAAGTACAAGTTTTTCAATTCAAAAAAATCAAAATACTTCAATTGAAATTCCAGCAAATGTTTTAAGCAGGGGAACCAACTTTATTCAGCTTGAATACAATGGAATCAGGCAAAATGTAGAAATAACAGATTGGGAAATTGAAAATAAAGGCGCATTCAATCCCGTTTCATTAGCCTCAGAATATAATGAGAGAGTAACTGAAATTTTCAATCAAAAATATCTTTCACCACGACTCCATGTCCCTACTCTACAGCTTCCGTGGCAAGGAATCGGAAACTGGTGTTACCCGCTGACCACAACTCAAATTGATGACAGCGGATTGATGAAAAAACGAAAAGACGGGAAACTAGAGTTCTTAGGAATTCCTTTTTTAATTAATAACGAAGCGAAAAATATTGTCTTTACAAGTCAATGGGATAATTTTCCTAAATCGGTTGAAATTCCTGTTACGGGAAAAGGAAAGAAAATCTATTTTCTGATGGCAGGTTCTACCAATCCGATGCAGTCACAAATTATCAATGGAACGATTACAATTCAATATTCAGATGGTTCGGTTACGGCATTAGAACTAAAAAATCCCATAAACTGGTGGCCTATAGAGCAGGATTTGTTTGATGATAATTTTGCTTTTGAAATTCCGGACGATAAAATTCCGTACCGGGTTCAGCTGAAAACCGGGGAATTGTACAAAGGAGGAAGTTTAACAAAATATTCAGAAATTAAAGGAGTAAGCAGCCGGGCTGTTGAAGGCGGTGCCGCAACCATTCTGGATCTTCCGATTGACCCAAACAGAGAATTAAAATCAATAAAATTAACAGCAGTGAGCAACGATATAGTTATCGGACTGATGAGTGCCACTATTCTTAAATAA